A single genomic interval of Pyrus communis chromosome 7, drPyrComm1.1, whole genome shotgun sequence harbors:
- the LOC137738630 gene encoding F-box protein SNE-like, which translates to MHQNQNTSSQDSKEKRPKFFINDHIDILVEILKRLDGPSLGVAACVCHLWSTVARNDTIWEHLCFRHVSSPPPCSVRPVVVALGGYKRLYRVCMRPVLSRLSDSDMVKRVWTRDEIQLSLSLFCVDYYERSGRLGAGGGGDASASSLMFLCNTVNV; encoded by the coding sequence ATGCATCAAAACCAAAACACATCATCACAAGACAGTAAAGAGAAAAGACCCAAGTTCTTCATCAACGACCACATTGATATCCTCGTCGAGATCCTCAAACGCCTCGACGGCCCCTCCCTTGGCGTCGCCGCCTGCGTCTGCCACCTCTGGTCCACCGTCGCCAGAAATGACACCATCTGGGAACACCTTTGCTTCCGACACGTGTCATCTCCCCCTCCCTGCTCCGTGAGACCCGTAGTCGTCGCCCTCGGCGGCTACAAGAGGCTCTACAGGGTCTGCATGCGCCCTGTCCTGAGTCGACTCAGTGACTCGGACATGGTCAAGCGAGTCTGGACGCGGGACGAGATCCAGCTCTCGCTTTCGTTATTCTGTGTTGATTACTACGAGAGAAGCGGGAGGCTCGGCGCCGGTGGTGGCGGGGATGCGTCCGCATCGTCTCTCATGTTCCTCTGCAACACTGTGAATGTGTGA